Proteins found in one Quercus robur chromosome 2, dhQueRobu3.1, whole genome shotgun sequence genomic segment:
- the LOC126715636 gene encoding uncharacterized protein LOC126715636, protein MLEQLLIFTRGGLILWSCKELINALKGSPIDNLIQSCLLEERSSAASYNYDGPGAAYTLKWTFHNELGLVFVAVYQRILHLLYVDELLAMVKREFSEIYDPKRTVYNDFDETFRQLRKEAEARAEELKKSKQVSKPLSNGKKQGQVQKTGFEGGNMKKSEGASANDGGDGDNRKGGKLENGHSNGNHVDIGGSKVNGSVNSVENTSSNGGAFDVNKLQKLRTKGGKKTETVVSKGSKVELKKKVTKKNRVWDDSPRQEKLDFTDSVGENGDHIEVVAADHGESMMDKEEILSSESESEEDEEVGKDSKPETKKKGWFSSMFQSIAGKANLEKSDLEPALKALKDRLMTKNVAEEIAEKLCESVAASLEGKKLASFTRVSSTVQAAMEEALVRILTPRRSIDILRDVHVAKEQGKPYVVVFVGVNGVGKSTNLAKVAYWLQQHKVSVMMAACDTFRSGAVEQLRTHARRLQIPIFEKGYEKDPAVVAKEAIQEATRNGSDVVLVDTAGRMQDNEPLMRALSKLISLNKPDLVLFVGEALVGNDAVDQLSKFDQKLADLSSSPSARLIDGILLTKFDTIDDKVGAALSMVYISGAPVMFVGCGQSYTDLKKLNVKSIVKTLLK, encoded by the exons ATGTTAGAGCAGTTACTAATATTTACTCGAGGGGGATTAATCCTCTGGTCATGTAAAGAGCTTATAAACGCTCTTAAGGGATCACCAATTGACAACTTGATCCAGTCTTGTCTTTTGGAAGAACGATCTAGTGCAGCATCATACAACTATGATGGCCCAGGTGCCGCTTACACGCTGAAGTGGACCTTCCACAATGAGCTTGGCCTTGTTTTTGTTGCTGTGTATCAGCGGATCCTTCATCTGTTGTATGTAGATGAACTGCTTGCAATGGTGAAGCGTGAGTTTTCGGAAATTTATGACCCGAAACGGACGGTTTACAATGATTTTGACGAAACATTTAGGCAACTGAGAAAAGAGGCTGAGGCTCGGGCTGAGGAATTGAAGAAATCAAAGCAGGTGAGCAAGCCTTTAAGTAATGGTAAGAAGCAAGGGCAGGTGCAAAAAACTGGATTTGAAGGAGGAAATATGAAAAAGAGTGAGGGTGCTTCAGCCAATGATGGTGGGGATGGTGATAATAGGAAAGGTGGTAAATTGGAGAATGGCCACTCCAATGGCAATCATGTTGATATTGGTGGATCTAAGGTGAATGGTTCGGTTAACAGTGTAGAAAATACAAGTTCCAATGGTGGGGCTTTTGATGTAAATAAGCTTCAGAAGCTTAGAACTAAAGGTGGGAAGAAAACAGAGACTGTTGTTAGCAAGGGCTCCAAGGTAGAGCTGAAGAAAAAGGTAACAAAGAAGAATAGAGTTTGGGACGATTCGCCTCGTCAGGAAAAATTGGACTTTACGGATTCTGTGGGTGAGAATGGAGATCATATAGAGGTTGTTGCAGCAGATCATGGTGAAAGTATGATGGACAAGGAAGAGATCCTTAGCAGTGAAAGTGAGTctgaagaagatgaggaagtGGGGAAGGACAGCAAACCTGAAACTAAGAAGAAGGGGTGGTTTTCATCAATGTTCCAAAG CATTGCGGGCAAAGCAAATTTGGAGAAGTCAGACCTGGAACCAGCTTTGAAAGCTCTCAAGGATAGGCTTATGACCAAGAATGTG GCTGAGGAGATAGCTGAGAAACTCTGTGAATCAGTGGCAGCTAGTCTTGAAGGGAAAAAGTTGGCTTCATTCACAAGGGTATCTTCAACAGTGCAG GCAGCTATGGAAGAAGCTCTTGTTCGTATTCTAACACCACGGCGCTCTATTGACATACTAAGGGATGTGCACGTCGCCAAGGAACAAGGGAAGCCATACGTTGTTGTTTTTGTCGGTGTTAATGGAGTTGGGAAATCTACTAATCTTGCCAAG GTTGCCTACTGGCTTCAGCAGCATAAGGTCAGTGTCATGATGGCTGCTTGTGACACATTCCGATCGGGAGCTGTTGAGCAGCTGCGCACTCATGCACGAAGACTCCAG ATCCCTATATTTGAGAAGGGCTATGAGAAAGATCCTGCCGTAGTTGCAAAGGAAGCCATCCAGGAGGCAACACGCAATGGTTCTGATGTGGTTCTTGTTGATACAGCCGGTCGAATGCAG GATAATGAACCATTGATGAGAGCACTCTCAAAGCTTATTTCCCTTAACAAGCCAGATCTGGTCTTGTTTGTTGGAGAGGCACTGGTTGGAAATGATGCAGTTGATCAACTTTCCAAATTCGAtcag AAATTAGCCGACCTTTCATCTTCACCTAGTGCCAGGTTGATAGATGGGATCTTGCTCACAAAGTTTGATACAATTGATGATAAG GTTGGAGCTGCACTTTCAATGGTTTACATATCTGGGGCACCAGTCATGTTTGTTGGCTGTGGGCAGTCATATACAGACCTCAAGAAACTCAATGTCAAATCAATTGTCAAGACCCTCCTTAAATGA
- the LOC126715637 gene encoding early nodulin-like protein 1 — MALHRALLSSMLFISLFISFTEARELLVGGNSNAWKIPSSESESLNKWAEASRFQIGDSLVWNYDPSKDSVVQVSKKDYDSCSTSSPIAVYKDGNTKVKLDKSGPFYFISGADGQCEKGQKLVTVVLSGRHGFFHLSPAPSPVEFEGPAVAPTSGGTSLRGDFMVIFGVLVGFLLF; from the exons ATGGCTTTACACAGAGCTCTACTATCTTCAATGTTGTTCATATCTCTCTTCATTTCCTTCACAGAAGCTAGAGAATTATTAGTCGGGGGCAACAGCAATGCATGGAAAATCCCATCCTCAGAATCTGAATCCCTCAACAAATGGGCTGAAGCCTCACGTTTCCAAATTGGAGACTCGCTAG TTTGGAACTATGATCCTAGCAAGGACTCTGTGGTCCAAGTGAGCAAAAAAGACTATGATAGTTGCAGTACTTCCAGTCCTATTGCTGTATACAAGGATGGGAACACCAAGGTCAAGCTTGACAAGTCAGGACCTTTCTATTTTATCAGTGGAGCTGACGGCCAATGTGAGAAGGGACAAAAATTGGTGACTGTGGTGTTGTCTGGAAGGCATGGATTCTTCCATCTTTCTCCGGCACCTTCTCCGGTGGAATTTGAAGGCCCTGCTGTGGCTCCAACCAGCGGTGGTACAAGTTTGAGGGGTGATTTCATGgtgatttttggggttttggtgGGGTTTCTGTTGTTCTGA